The following coding sequences are from one Natrarchaeobius halalkaliphilus window:
- a CDS encoding DoxX family protein, with protein sequence MATKPRPVEQTLESTLIGRTVSFNYSETWVAYSIFGLRLVMAWVFLQAGLAKWADGGWGDPLAWSSTDFLNNVVAETNPLYELFLWFDSYAAIVDPLVIVGQILIGLALLFGIGFRFAALMGAIQMLFFWTAAWNAGLLAGFPVENGFFIDSSFVYMLLLFGLAAWGAGRLAGIDATLEETALVRENPWLRYLLG encoded by the coding sequence ATGGCAACCAAACCCCGACCGGTAGAACAAACGCTCGAATCGACACTGATCGGACGCACCGTCTCGTTCAACTACTCCGAGACGTGGGTCGCGTACTCGATATTCGGTCTCCGTCTCGTGATGGCCTGGGTGTTCCTCCAGGCGGGCCTCGCGAAGTGGGCGGACGGCGGCTGGGGAGATCCGCTCGCGTGGTCGTCCACGGACTTTCTGAACAACGTCGTTGCTGAGACCAACCCGCTCTACGAGCTGTTCCTCTGGTTCGACAGCTACGCCGCGATCGTCGATCCGCTGGTCATCGTCGGGCAGATACTGATCGGACTCGCGCTCCTGTTCGGAATCGGCTTTCGGTTCGCAGCGCTGATGGGTGCGATACAGATGCTGTTCTTCTGGACCGCAGCGTGGAACGCCGGACTCCTCGCGGGATTCCCCGTCGAAAACGGGTTCTTCATCGACAGTTCGTTCGTCTACATGCTCTTGCTGTTCGGCCTCGCCGCATGGGGTGCCGGACGACTCGCGGGAATCGACGCGACGCTCGAGGAAACGGCCCTCGTTCGCGAGAACCCGTGGCTCCGATACCTGCTCGGGTGA
- a CDS encoding MBL fold metallo-hydrolase, protein MDEMDFPTSDVKIESVTPTELKARIDAGEDVALLDSRMGSDYEEWRIDGPTVESINVPYFEFLDEEIDDDVLVRIPDDTEITVLCAKGGASEFVAGSLKECGYDVHHLEDGMNGWARIYEAVEVERYDGAGTLYQYQRPSSGCLGYLVVDDGEAAVIDPLRTFTERYFEDAEERGVDLKYAIDTHIHADHISGVRNLAAEGVDGVIPDAAVERGVTYADELTLASDGEVLQVGDVSIETVSTPGHTSGMTSYLVDGSLLATGDGLFVESVARPDLEGGDDGAPDAASHLYGSLQDRVLSLPDETLVGGAHFSDAAEPADDGTYTASIGQLRDEMAPLTMDEDEFVDVILSDMPPRPANYEDIIATNLGRKEVDDGDAFELELGPNNCAASQESLAGD, encoded by the coding sequence ATGGACGAAATGGACTTTCCGACATCGGACGTGAAAATTGAGTCGGTGACTCCTACCGAGCTGAAAGCTCGTATTGACGCGGGAGAGGACGTTGCCCTGCTCGATTCGCGAATGGGGTCCGATTACGAAGAGTGGCGAATCGACGGTCCGACCGTCGAGTCGATCAACGTCCCCTACTTCGAATTCCTCGACGAGGAGATCGACGACGACGTTCTTGTGCGGATTCCGGACGATACTGAAATTACGGTTCTCTGTGCGAAAGGCGGCGCAAGCGAGTTCGTTGCCGGATCACTCAAAGAGTGCGGCTACGACGTCCACCATCTCGAGGATGGAATGAACGGCTGGGCCCGGATTTACGAGGCCGTCGAGGTCGAGCGCTACGACGGTGCGGGTACGCTGTATCAGTACCAGCGTCCGTCCTCCGGCTGTCTCGGCTACCTCGTCGTCGACGACGGCGAGGCCGCCGTCATCGATCCGTTGCGGACGTTCACCGAACGATATTTCGAGGACGCCGAGGAACGCGGCGTCGACCTCAAATACGCGATCGATACGCACATCCACGCGGATCACATCTCGGGCGTACGAAATCTCGCCGCGGAGGGCGTCGACGGTGTGATTCCCGACGCCGCCGTCGAACGTGGGGTCACCTACGCCGACGAGCTGACGCTCGCTTCGGATGGCGAGGTGCTCCAGGTCGGTGACGTGTCTATCGAGACGGTTTCTACGCCCGGTCACACCTCCGGAATGACTTCCTACCTCGTCGACGGCTCCCTGCTCGCAACCGGTGACGGCCTCTTCGTCGAGAGCGTCGCCCGTCCCGACCTGGAGGGGGGCGACGACGGCGCGCCAGACGCCGCGAGCCATCTGTACGGCTCGCTCCAGGATCGCGTCCTTTCGTTGCCCGACGAGACGCTCGTCGGCGGTGCTCACTTCAGCGACGCGGCCGAACCCGCAGACGACGGCACCTATACAGCCTCGATCGGCCAGCTTCGCGACGAGATGGCGCCGCTGACGATGGACGAAGACGAGTTCGTCGACGTGATCCTCTCCGATATGCCGCCGCGACCGGCCAACTACGAGGACATCATCGCCACGAACCTCGGTCGGAAAGAAGTCGACGACGGCGACGCGTTCGAACTCGAGCTCGGTCCGAACAACTGCGCCGCCAGCCAGGAGTCGCTGGCCGGTGACTGA
- a CDS encoding universal stress protein: MKAVCATDLSAASEATIESETCLECLGRVGVDEMHLVTVIPSNVHAGMPGMDFEGRRQRALERYRGVIESAGFDVETHVVRGTPHRRITGIATTVGAGITIVGSRGKSPLENRVIGSTARNLARTTETPLLVNRIEREAENPDVVREHLFQRMLYATDFSENADRAFEAFSYLRHATRETTLIHVETPKDPGLREGENPENRLGELAAQLEEWGIETRTELRRGDPADEILGAETTYEPTAILVGSRGHSRLRRLLLGSVSEDIVARADSNVLLIPPSRTA; encoded by the coding sequence ATGAAAGCGGTCTGTGCAACCGACCTCTCGGCAGCCAGTGAGGCCACCATCGAGAGCGAGACCTGCCTCGAGTGTCTCGGCCGCGTCGGCGTCGACGAGATGCACCTGGTAACGGTGATCCCGTCCAACGTCCACGCGGGGATGCCCGGAATGGACTTCGAAGGCCGACGCCAGCGAGCGCTCGAGCGCTATCGCGGCGTCATCGAATCGGCCGGATTCGACGTCGAAACACACGTCGTCCGGGGGACGCCCCACCGACGGATCACGGGTATCGCCACGACCGTCGGAGCGGGGATCACGATCGTCGGTTCGCGAGGGAAGAGCCCGCTCGAAAACCGCGTTATCGGTTCGACGGCACGAAACCTCGCTCGGACGACCGAGACCCCGCTGCTGGTCAACCGGATCGAACGCGAAGCCGAGAATCCAGATGTCGTCAGAGAGCACCTCTTCCAGCGAATGCTGTACGCCACCGACTTCTCTGAGAACGCCGATCGAGCGTTCGAGGCGTTTTCGTACCTCCGCCACGCGACCCGGGAGACGACGCTGATTCACGTCGAGACGCCGAAAGATCCCGGGCTTAGAGAGGGCGAGAACCCGGAAAATCGGCTCGGGGAACTGGCAGCGCAGCTCGAGGAGTGGGGTATCGAGACCCGGACCGAACTCCGACGGGGCGATCCGGCCGACGAAATTCTCGGCGCGGAAACGACGTACGAACCGACGGCGATCCTCGTCGGCTCGCGTGGCCACAGTCGGCTCCGACGACTACTGCTCGGCAGCGTTTCGGAGGATATCGTGGCTCGGGCCGATAGCAACGTGCTGTTGATCCCGCCATCGCGAACCGCCTAG
- a CDS encoding helix-turn-helix domain-containing protein, translating to MADSMAEQLQQDMQCEGLLECIHGLKQLDKDCYRAMVESDGPLTIDEVAERVDRERSTAYRAIQRLLQSGFIQKEQINYDQGGYYHVYYPTDPSQIANDMQRMLNDWYAKMGQLIHEFEDKYQQVDDGTVAVDGR from the coding sequence ATGGCTGACTCGATGGCGGAACAACTCCAGCAGGACATGCAGTGTGAGGGCCTGCTCGAGTGCATTCACGGACTCAAACAGCTCGATAAGGACTGCTACCGCGCGATGGTCGAAAGCGATGGCCCGCTCACGATCGACGAGGTCGCAGAACGGGTCGATCGGGAACGATCGACCGCCTACCGTGCGATCCAGCGACTACTCCAGAGTGGATTCATCCAGAAAGAACAGATCAACTACGATCAGGGTGGCTACTACCACGTTTACTATCCGACCGATCCCTCCCAGATCGCGAACGATATGCAGCGGATGTTAAACGACTGGTACGCGAAGATGGGACAGCTGATCCACGAGTTCGAGGACAAGTATCAGCAGGTCGACGACGGAACGGTCGCCGTCGACGGTCGGTAG
- a CDS encoding sulfite exporter TauE/SafE family protein, whose product MELLGLGVEFLVLFVSFGFMVGVFFGFFGMGGSFLVTPALLILGYPAPVAIGSSMAFVFGTAVIATMKHHDVGQVDYKLGALMFVGIALGIEAGKYVVFFLEALGRAELVVGVAYVLLLAAIGLVFVRSALTQDEGSTGTDHADDEIPAIATKIKSYDVPPMVTLTDGSEASMWTISGVGGGVGLVSGFLGVGGGFIRMPAIYYLVGVPLAAAVGTSLFGALMSGAVGAFTYGLGGVIDLGIVTALLAGSALGARIGSAATAYIDENDVTIYFGVMLLLASTAVALGELATWLEIPTLDTISFVLLVGSSAFVTTMIFYYGAQAVRANGTSPAATVGGND is encoded by the coding sequence ATGGAACTGCTCGGATTGGGAGTCGAGTTCCTGGTGTTGTTCGTCAGCTTCGGCTTCATGGTCGGAGTCTTCTTCGGCTTCTTCGGGATGGGTGGATCGTTTCTCGTCACTCCCGCGCTGTTGATCCTCGGTTACCCGGCCCCGGTAGCGATCGGTAGTTCGATGGCGTTCGTCTTCGGGACGGCCGTGATCGCGACGATGAAACACCACGACGTCGGGCAAGTCGATTACAAACTCGGCGCGTTGATGTTCGTCGGGATCGCCCTCGGTATCGAGGCGGGGAAGTACGTCGTGTTCTTCCTCGAGGCGCTCGGTCGGGCCGAACTGGTCGTCGGCGTCGCCTACGTGCTGTTGCTCGCAGCGATCGGGCTGGTGTTCGTTCGAAGCGCGCTCACGCAGGATGAGGGCTCGACGGGTACAGACCACGCTGACGACGAGATCCCCGCGATCGCAACGAAGATCAAATCGTACGACGTTCCGCCGATGGTGACGTTGACGGACGGCAGCGAGGCCTCGATGTGGACGATCTCCGGCGTCGGTGGCGGCGTTGGGCTCGTCTCCGGCTTCCTCGGCGTCGGCGGTGGATTCATTCGTATGCCCGCGATATACTACCTCGTCGGAGTCCCGCTCGCTGCCGCCGTCGGAACCAGCCTTTTCGGTGCGCTGATGTCCGGTGCCGTCGGCGCGTTCACCTACGGGTTGGGTGGCGTCATCGATCTCGGTATCGTGACGGCCTTGCTCGCCGGGAGCGCACTCGGCGCTCGCATCGGCTCCGCCGCGACGGCCTACATCGACGAGAACGACGTCACCATCTACTTCGGCGTGATGTTGTTGCTCGCGAGTACGGCCGTGGCTCTCGGTGAACTCGCGACGTGGCTCGAGATCCCGACACTCGATACGATCAGCTTCGTGTTGCTCGTCGGCTCCTCGGCGTTCGTCACGACCATGATCTTCTATTACGGCGCACAGGCGGTTCGAGCGAACGGGACGTCGCCGGCCGCGACGGTCGGTGGTAACGATTGA
- a CDS encoding DsrE/DsrF/DrsH-like family protein, with protein sequence MSTDTLSTADDGESMGEAELEARVDALEETVAALESDDDDQKKLTIVATQGSFDMAYPPLILASTAAAFGWEVIVFHTFWGLDILHEERSRDLKLSAVGNPNMPMPNALAALPGMDAMATRMMRKKIDENGTATIEELIDLSLEQGVDLQACQMTIELMGYDEEDFYDGVTTGVGAATALQHMAESDIQLLV encoded by the coding sequence ATGAGCACCGACACCCTCTCGACGGCCGACGACGGAGAGTCGATGGGCGAAGCGGAACTCGAGGCTCGCGTCGACGCGTTAGAGGAGACGGTCGCCGCGCTCGAAAGCGACGACGACGACCAGAAAAAGCTGACCATCGTCGCGACACAGGGCAGCTTCGACATGGCGTACCCACCCCTGATACTCGCGAGTACCGCGGCCGCATTCGGCTGGGAGGTCATCGTCTTCCACACCTTCTGGGGCCTCGATATCCTCCACGAGGAACGCTCGAGAGATCTCAAGCTGAGCGCGGTCGGCAACCCGAACATGCCGATGCCGAACGCACTCGCTGCGCTCCCGGGAATGGACGCGATGGCGACGCGAATGATGCGAAAGAAAATCGACGAGAACGGAACCGCCACGATCGAAGAGCTGATCGATCTCTCGCTCGAGCAGGGCGTCGACCTGCAGGCCTGTCAGATGACCATCGAACTGATGGGATACGACGAAGAAGACTTCTACGATGGTGTCACGACCGGGGTCGGTGCGGCGACCGCACTTCAGCACATGGCAGAATCCGACATCCAGCTGCTGGTCTGA
- a CDS encoding DUF2270 domain-containing protein has protein sequence MPEDTDELTRTELGRELNRDTTDLSSVLGDAYRGELDRETTWRSRLDQTTTWSVTIMAAILTWAFSSPDNPHYVILVGVIAVGMFLWIEARRYRNYDVYRSRVRLFQQNVLANALDPSTGVEHADWRTELGDDYRRPTLKITIFEAVSNRLRRIYFALLSVLCLSWLFRVTAFMPGESLPDAASIGTVPGAVVLAAVGAFYGVLLVIILWPHEREAKEEFRKTEAGEWKDGE, from the coding sequence ATGCCCGAAGACACCGACGAGCTAACTCGGACCGAACTGGGGCGCGAACTGAATCGCGATACCACGGACCTGAGTTCGGTCCTCGGGGACGCGTATCGCGGAGAGCTCGACCGCGAAACGACCTGGCGCTCGAGGCTCGATCAGACGACGACCTGGAGCGTCACGATCATGGCCGCGATTCTGACGTGGGCGTTCTCGAGTCCCGATAATCCCCACTACGTCATCCTCGTCGGCGTGATCGCCGTCGGGATGTTTCTCTGGATCGAAGCCCGTCGATATCGGAATTACGACGTCTATCGGTCGCGCGTTCGCCTGTTCCAGCAGAACGTGCTCGCGAACGCGCTCGATCCGTCCACGGGCGTCGAACATGCCGACTGGCGGACCGAACTCGGAGACGACTACCGGCGTCCGACGCTCAAGATCACGATCTTCGAGGCGGTCTCGAACAGGCTCCGGCGAATCTACTTCGCGCTGTTGAGCGTGTTGTGCCTCTCGTGGCTGTTCCGCGTAACGGCGTTTATGCCCGGCGAGAGCCTTCCCGACGCCGCGTCCATCGGTACGGTTCCGGGCGCCGTTGTCCTCGCTGCCGTCGGCGCGTTCTACGGAGTACTCCTCGTGATTATTCTGTGGCCACACGAGCGCGAAGCCAAAGAGGAGTTTCGCAAGACGGAAGCGGGCGAGTGGAAAGACGGAGAGTGA
- a CDS encoding VOC family protein, whose translation MTDAASLPEGTRVGRTALLVESLEEPIEFYRDVVGLALLSAGETTATLGVDGTPLLVLNRDEEASPRTREQAGLFHTAFSVPSRASLGDALERIRDRWRLDGASDHHVSEALYVTDPEGNGVEIYCDRPAGRWPRTDDGRVRIGTVPLDLEDVAAESSGSARMPAGTTVGHVHLEVSSLEATRAFYVDTIGLCVQTDVGSAVFLAAGDYHHHLGVNAWNDRSSPAGGRGLAWFELVVPDEESLSTVRRRLERTAATVSGRSDGFEVLDPDEIAVRFRAEPSRSERRGLEL comes from the coding sequence ATGACTGATGCAGCTTCTCTCCCGGAGGGAACGCGGGTCGGACGCACTGCCTTGCTCGTTGAGTCCCTCGAGGAACCGATCGAGTTCTACCGGGACGTCGTCGGTCTGGCGCTCTTGAGCGCCGGCGAAACGACGGCGACGCTCGGCGTCGACGGGACGCCGCTGCTCGTCTTGAATCGCGACGAGGAGGCATCACCGCGCACCCGAGAGCAGGCGGGACTCTTTCACACCGCGTTCTCGGTCCCGTCTCGCGCCTCACTCGGTGACGCACTCGAGCGGATCCGGGATCGCTGGCGGCTCGACGGGGCCTCCGACCACCACGTCAGCGAGGCGCTCTACGTGACCGACCCGGAGGGAAACGGCGTCGAGATCTACTGCGACCGTCCAGCCGGCCGCTGGCCGCGGACGGACGACGGCAGGGTGCGGATCGGAACCGTTCCGCTCGACCTCGAGGACGTCGCCGCGGAGTCGTCCGGGTCCGCACGGATGCCCGCCGGAACGACGGTCGGACACGTCCACCTCGAGGTCTCGTCGCTCGAGGCCACTCGGGCGTTCTACGTCGACACGATCGGATTGTGCGTCCAGACGGACGTCGGCTCGGCGGTGTTTCTCGCGGCCGGGGACTACCATCACCACCTCGGCGTGAACGCGTGGAACGATCGGTCGAGTCCGGCGGGCGGTCGGGGACTGGCGTGGTTCGAACTCGTCGTTCCCGACGAGGAGTCGCTGTCGACGGTCCGCCGTCGACTCGAGCGTACAGCGGCGACGGTTAGCGGTCGTTCCGACGGTTTCGAGGTTCTCGATCCCGATGAAATCGCGGTTCGGTTTCGAGCGGAGCCGTCGCGCTCAGAGCGACGAGGCCTCGAGCTGTGA
- a CDS encoding arginase family protein, whose product MDHSRDIDPERLERYRSLATEEHLDGRPETEQAYIEASIDRDDDGPAPGYDPVWYYHSTNGMFRAPHNRDLSTVDLACVGVPMDIGTPNERTGSRLGPRELRRWSQNHGPANPETGVNPFERCSVSDWGDVRFTDDPYDLSANVEELYERYVEFDDADVTPLTVGGEHTITYPILRALGRDEPLGLIHLDAHPDTRAGEYHGAGVTDANLVTNAVTEGVIDPERTIQIGVRGRVLLSNDFSHETGMRVVEATEFQDAGPQAIAEEARRVVGDGPCYVTVDTDVFDCGVMPGTTLPEPFGLTGREVRDFLRGIRGTNIVGADLVELSPPYDDTGKSGCLAAGIAFELLSLVAEARDEFSDDTGRTTWNTP is encoded by the coding sequence ATGGATCACTCACGAGATATCGACCCCGAACGACTCGAGCGGTACCGATCACTGGCCACCGAGGAACACCTCGATGGCCGTCCCGAAACCGAACAGGCGTACATCGAGGCCTCGATCGATCGAGACGACGATGGTCCTGCACCCGGCTACGATCCGGTCTGGTACTATCACTCGACGAACGGTATGTTCAGAGCCCCTCACAATCGCGACCTTTCCACGGTCGATCTGGCTTGCGTTGGCGTGCCGATGGATATCGGCACGCCGAACGAGCGAACGGGTTCGCGCCTCGGGCCGCGCGAACTCCGTCGATGGTCGCAGAATCACGGTCCCGCTAACCCCGAGACGGGCGTCAACCCGTTCGAACGTTGCAGCGTCAGCGACTGGGGCGACGTCCGGTTTACCGACGATCCCTACGACCTGAGCGCGAACGTCGAGGAACTGTACGAACGGTACGTGGAGTTCGACGATGCCGACGTCACACCGCTGACTGTCGGGGGGGAGCACACGATAACGTATCCGATTCTGCGCGCCCTCGGCAGGGACGAACCGCTTGGTTTGATTCACCTGGACGCACACCCCGACACTCGAGCCGGCGAGTATCACGGTGCCGGCGTCACCGATGCGAACCTCGTCACTAACGCGGTAACCGAGGGCGTGATCGATCCCGAACGAACGATCCAGATCGGTGTTCGCGGTCGGGTTCTTCTCAGCAACGATTTCTCTCACGAGACTGGAATGCGAGTCGTCGAAGCCACGGAGTTTCAGGATGCGGGTCCCCAGGCGATCGCTGAAGAGGCGCGTCGCGTCGTCGGTGACGGTCCGTGTTACGTCACGGTCGACACGGACGTATTCGACTGTGGCGTCATGCCCGGAACCACGCTTCCGGAACCGTTCGGACTAACGGGGCGGGAAGTTCGGGACTTCCTCCGCGGTATCCGGGGAACGAACATCGTCGGTGCGGATCTCGTCGAGCTCAGCCCACCATACGATGATACCGGTAAGTCCGGTTGTCTCGCCGCTGGAATCGCGTTCGAACTCCTCTCGTTGGTTGCCGAAGCACGTGATGAGTTTTCCGACGATACTGGACGGACGACCTGGAACACTCCGTGA
- a CDS encoding YeeE/YedE family protein, with product MPLIFVGGLLFGFGLGFSHMARPEVVLQFLQFEDFGLLFVMGGAAAVTGIAFAVVPRLFDRAPLTGDTYGRRLKSFDRNVLIGGAVFGVGWGLSGICPGAAYASLGVGNVTILWALVGMFVGAYFQGYWRSQRSAAVSGGTNVSDR from the coding sequence ATGCCGCTGATATTCGTCGGCGGTCTGCTCTTCGGCTTCGGCCTTGGCTTCAGTCACATGGCCCGTCCCGAGGTCGTGTTGCAGTTCCTGCAGTTCGAGGACTTCGGGCTGTTGTTCGTCATGGGCGGTGCGGCGGCCGTCACCGGGATCGCCTTCGCAGTGGTGCCGCGGCTGTTCGATCGGGCCCCGCTGACGGGCGACACCTACGGCCGGCGGCTGAAGTCGTTCGACCGCAACGTCCTGATCGGCGGTGCCGTCTTCGGGGTCGGCTGGGGGCTGTCGGGGATCTGTCCCGGCGCAGCCTACGCCAGCCTCGGCGTCGGAAACGTGACGATCCTGTGGGCGCTCGTGGGGATGTTCGTCGGTGCGTACTTCCAGGGGTACTGGCGCAGCCAACGGTCGGCGGCAGTGTCCGGCGGTACGAACGTCAGTGATCGCTGA
- a CDS encoding Rrf2 family transcriptional regulator — protein sequence MPQFELSSSQRTMLSSLVNTAQSEGAPVPAKAIASAIDREPGTVRNQMSTLIDLGLVEGIPGPNGGYRPTETAAEALGRESVDDPTMAIMTREFDRVSALVDDIAFTNVHHPTTCRARIQFQESIRGLEEGDAIAIGATPNAELLLAGVIEAIEPGRNRILLDISQLEASSL from the coding sequence ATGCCCCAGTTCGAACTGAGCAGCAGTCAGCGAACGATGCTCTCGTCTCTCGTCAATACCGCCCAGTCAGAAGGGGCTCCCGTTCCCGCGAAGGCGATCGCATCCGCGATCGATCGCGAACCCGGAACCGTTCGCAACCAGATGTCGACGCTGATCGATCTCGGTCTCGTCGAGGGGATCCCCGGTCCGAACGGTGGCTACAGACCGACGGAAACCGCCGCCGAAGCCCTCGGTCGGGAATCAGTCGACGATCCGACGATGGCGATTATGACTCGCGAGTTCGACCGCGTCTCCGCGCTCGTCGACGACATCGCGTTTACGAACGTTCACCATCCGACGACCTGCCGGGCGCGAATTCAGTTTCAGGAATCCATCCGGGGGCTCGAGGAAGGTGACGCGATCGCGATCGGTGCGACGCCCAACGCCGAGTTGCTCCTCGCCGGCGTCATCGAAGCGATCGAACCCGGACGAAATCGAATCCTGCTCGACATCTCACAGCTCGAGGCCTCGTCGCTCTGA
- a CDS encoding DUF7512 family protein, whose protein sequence is MIDAVALSPPAQAALLVGVVLFEAIAFYASYAAVERIVAPSVIETIANT, encoded by the coding sequence GTGATCGACGCCGTGGCTCTCTCGCCACCGGCACAGGCAGCACTGCTCGTCGGGGTCGTCCTCTTCGAGGCGATCGCGTTCTACGCCAGTTACGCCGCTGTCGAACGCATCGTCGCACCGTCGGTGATCGAAACGATCGCAAACACGTAA
- a CDS encoding YeeE/YedE family protein: MATELIDPALYETLFPVGISRYAVGGVLVGLGAVVIYLGTAIPAGASTFLESTLSYVSDQSRFERYRRSRDWRVVFTLGIVAGAAVYALTFQSGLISSGLYQSGTTGELREVGGLTIWLTDVQPWRLFLGGVLVGIGTRIGKGCTSGHGVCGVGSASKTSIVGVITFLVVAIGTAQVVMALGVSP, from the coding sequence ATGGCCACTGAACTCATCGATCCGGCGCTGTACGAGACGCTCTTTCCCGTGGGAATCAGCCGCTATGCCGTGGGGGGAGTGCTCGTCGGTCTCGGCGCGGTCGTGATCTACCTCGGCACCGCCATCCCCGCCGGCGCGAGTACGTTCCTCGAGTCGACGCTGTCGTACGTTTCGGATCAGTCTCGGTTCGAGCGCTACCGGCGTTCGCGGGACTGGCGGGTCGTCTTCACGCTCGGTATCGTCGCCGGCGCGGCGGTCTACGCGCTGACGTTCCAGTCCGGACTGATCTCGAGCGGGCTCTACCAGTCGGGGACGACCGGCGAACTCCGCGAGGTCGGCGGCCTGACGATCTGGCTGACGGACGTCCAGCCCTGGCGGCTGTTCCTCGGCGGCGTCCTCGTCGGTATCGGCACTCGAATCGGCAAGGGCTGTACGTCGGGCCACGGCGTCTGTGGCGTCGGCTCGGCTTCGAAGACGTCGATCGTCGGCGTGATCACGTTCCTGGTCGTCGCGATCGGGACGGCTCAGGTCGTGATGGCGCTCGGGGTGAGCCCGTGA
- a CDS encoding sulfurtransferase TusA family protein, whose protein sequence is MSSEYQITETLDVKGQSCPMPIVKTKQAIDDLEAGDVLEVVATDSGSMSDIRGWAKGTDGASLLEQVEGDDVYIHYVKKTA, encoded by the coding sequence ATGAGTTCGGAATACCAGATCACCGAGACGCTCGACGTGAAAGGACAGTCCTGCCCGATGCCAATCGTCAAAACCAAGCAAGCGATCGACGACCTCGAGGCCGGAGACGTACTCGAGGTCGTCGCGACCGACTCGGGGAGTATGAGCGACATTCGGGGGTGGGCCAAGGGAACCGACGGCGCTTCGCTCCTCGAGCAGGTCGAAGGGGACGACGTGTACATCCACTACGTCAAAAAGACGGCATAA